A region of Streptomyces sp. NBC_01267 DNA encodes the following proteins:
- the scpA gene encoding methylmalonyl-CoA mutase, whose product MQIPDFSQIELGPGTPDGTADEQWRAAVKESTGRSVDELVWQTPEGIPVKPLYTGQDTEGLDFLDTHPGIAPYLRGPYPTMYVNQPWTIRQYAGFSTAEESNAFYRRNLAAGQKGLSVAFDLPTHRGYDSDHPRVTGDVGMAGVAIDSIYDMRQLFDGIPLDRMTVSMTMNGAVLPVLALYIVAAEEQGVPPEKLAGTIQNDILKEFMVRNTYIYPPKPSMRIISDIFAYTSQKMPRYNSISISGYHIQEAGATADLELAYTLADGVEYLRAGIAAGLDVDAFAPRLSFFWAIGMNFFMEIAKMRAARLLWARLVKQFDPKNAKSLSLRTHSQTSGWSLTAQDVFNNVTRTCVEAMAATQGHTQSLHTNALDEALALPTDFSARIARNTQLLLQQESGTCRVIDPWGGSAYVEKLTHDLAERAWQHIEEVEAAGGMAQAIDAGIPKLRVEEAAARTQARIDSGRQPVIGVNKYRVETDEEIDVLKVDNSSVRTQQIAKLNRLREERDEAACQEALRALTTAAGRDPGPGLEGNLLALAVDAARAMATVGEISDALEKVYGRHAGQIRTISGVYRTEAGESPSVERTRSLVESFEEAEGRRPRILVAKMGQDGHDRGQKVIATAFADLGFDVDVGPLFQTPAEVARQAVEADVHIVGVSSLAAGHLTLVPALREQLAAEGREDIMIVVGGVIPPQDVPTLHEAGAAAVFPPGTVIPDAAYDLVVRLASALGHEL is encoded by the coding sequence ATGCAGATCCCGGACTTCTCACAGATCGAGCTGGGGCCCGGTACCCCCGACGGGACCGCCGACGAGCAGTGGCGGGCCGCCGTCAAGGAGAGCACCGGCCGCAGCGTCGACGAGCTGGTGTGGCAGACCCCCGAGGGCATCCCGGTCAAGCCGCTCTACACCGGCCAGGACACGGAGGGTCTCGACTTCCTCGACACACACCCCGGCATCGCCCCGTATCTCCGCGGGCCCTACCCGACGATGTACGTCAACCAGCCCTGGACGATCCGTCAGTACGCCGGATTCTCCACCGCCGAGGAGTCCAACGCCTTCTACCGGCGCAATCTCGCGGCCGGTCAGAAGGGGCTCTCGGTCGCCTTCGACCTGCCCACCCACCGTGGTTACGACAGCGACCACCCGCGGGTGACCGGTGACGTCGGCATGGCGGGCGTCGCGATCGACTCGATCTACGACATGCGGCAGCTCTTCGACGGCATCCCGCTGGACCGGATGACGGTGTCGATGACGATGAACGGCGCGGTGCTGCCCGTGCTGGCCCTGTACATCGTCGCGGCCGAGGAACAGGGTGTGCCGCCGGAGAAGCTCGCCGGGACCATCCAGAACGACATCCTCAAAGAGTTCATGGTCCGCAACACCTACATCTATCCGCCGAAGCCCTCCATGCGGATCATCTCCGACATCTTCGCGTACACCTCGCAGAAGATGCCCCGCTACAACTCCATCTCCATCTCCGGCTACCACATCCAGGAAGCGGGCGCGACGGCCGACCTGGAGCTGGCCTACACGCTGGCCGACGGTGTGGAGTACCTGCGGGCGGGCATCGCCGCCGGGCTCGATGTGGACGCCTTCGCCCCCCGGCTCTCCTTCTTCTGGGCGATCGGCATGAACTTCTTCATGGAGATCGCGAAGATGCGGGCGGCCCGGCTGCTCTGGGCCAGACTGGTCAAGCAGTTCGACCCGAAGAACGCCAAGTCCCTCTCGCTGCGCACCCATTCACAGACCTCCGGCTGGTCGCTCACCGCGCAGGACGTGTTCAACAACGTGACGCGCACCTGCGTCGAGGCGATGGCCGCCACCCAGGGCCACACCCAGTCGCTGCACACCAACGCCCTCGACGAGGCGCTGGCCCTGCCGACCGACTTCTCCGCCCGTATCGCCCGCAACACCCAGCTGCTGCTCCAGCAGGAGTCCGGGACCTGCCGGGTGATCGACCCGTGGGGCGGCAGCGCGTACGTCGAGAAGCTGACCCATGACCTCGCGGAGCGTGCCTGGCAGCACATCGAGGAGGTCGAGGCGGCCGGCGGCATGGCCCAGGCCATCGACGCCGGAATCCCCAAACTCCGGGTGGAGGAGGCCGCCGCCCGCACCCAGGCCCGGATCGACTCGGGCCGTCAGCCGGTCATCGGCGTCAATAAGTACCGGGTGGAGACCGACGAGGAGATCGACGTACTCAAGGTCGACAACTCCTCGGTGCGCACCCAGCAGATCGCCAAGCTGAACCGGCTGCGCGAGGAGCGCGACGAGGCGGCCTGCCAGGAGGCGCTGCGCGCGCTGACCACGGCGGCCGGACGGGATCCGGGCCCCGGCCTGGAGGGCAACCTGCTGGCTCTCGCGGTCGACGCGGCGCGGGCCATGGCCACCGTCGGCGAGATCTCCGACGCCCTGGAGAAGGTCTACGGGCGGCACGCCGGGCAGATCCGTACCATCTCCGGGGTGTACCGGACCGAGGCAGGGGAGTCGCCTTCCGTGGAGCGCACCCGCTCGCTGGTGGAGTCCTTCGAGGAGGCGGAGGGGCGCCGTCCGCGCATCCTCGTCGCCAAGATGGGCCAGGACGGCCACGACCGGGGCCAGAAGGTGATCGCCACCGCCTTCGCCGACCTGGGCTTCGACGTCGACGTGGGCCCGCTGTTCCAGACCCCGGCGGAAGTGGCGAGGCAGGCGGTCGAGGCGGATGTGCACATCGTCGGGGTCTCCTCGCTGGCCGCGGGGCATCTGACGCTGGTGCCCGCGCTGCGTGAGCAGCTGGCGGCCGAGGGACGTGAGGACATCATGATCGTGGTCGGCGGGGTCATCCCGCCGCAGGACGTCCCGACCCTGCACGAAGCCGGGGCCGCCGCGGTCTTCCCGCCGGGGACGGTCATCCCGGACGCCGCGTACGACCTGGTGGTCCGGCTCGCGTCCGCGCTCGGCCACGAGCTCTGA
- a CDS encoding methylmalonyl-CoA mutase subunit beta, with the protein MTVLPDNGLPLAAEFPRATHEQWQSLVEGVLRKSGKDVSGSAAEAALSTTLDDGLVVQPLYTAADGGGDHGFPGFAPFTRGSVPAGGATGGWDVRQRHSRPDPARTNEAVLADLENGVASVWLAAGAAGVPVSGLGRALEGVYLDLAAVALDAGAEFHDAATELLRLYEERGVAPEAALGSLGADPLGLAARTGRYDALAGHTAQATELAQLCHRHHPGLRALVVDALPYHEAGASAAQELGCSLATGVAYLRDLTGAGLDVAAACGQLEFRYAATADQFLTIAKLRAARRLWARVAEAAGEPAAGAQRQHAVTSSVMMARRDPWVNMLRTTIACLAAGTGGADAVTVLPFDHALGLPDDFARRIARNTSTILVEESHLARVIDPAGGSWYVERLTDELARAAWDWFQEIERAGGQEAALRSGLIGERLATTWERRSAKLAARREPVTGVSEFPQLAERTVVRDEAPAAPHGGLPRVHRDDAFEALRSRSDAHLAATGARPRVFLAALGPAAAHTARVTFAANLFQAGGVEPVHDPVTVDPDTVAAAFAASGATTACICSSDALYAEQAGPTAGALRAAGARRVFLAGRPGEHEDAWRESGVDEFVFAGGDVVTVLTSVLDRMGVA; encoded by the coding sequence ATGACGGTCCTGCCCGACAACGGGCTCCCCCTGGCCGCCGAATTCCCGCGTGCGACCCATGAGCAGTGGCAGAGCCTTGTGGAAGGCGTGCTGCGCAAATCGGGTAAGGATGTCTCGGGTTCGGCGGCGGAAGCAGCGCTCTCCACCACGCTGGACGACGGGCTGGTCGTCCAGCCCCTGTACACGGCGGCGGACGGCGGCGGCGATCACGGATTCCCGGGCTTCGCCCCCTTCACCCGGGGCAGCGTGCCGGCCGGCGGCGCCACCGGTGGCTGGGACGTCAGACAGCGGCACAGCAGGCCCGACCCGGCGCGTACCAACGAGGCCGTGCTCGCGGACCTGGAGAACGGTGTCGCCTCGGTATGGCTCGCCGCCGGCGCGGCCGGTGTGCCGGTGTCCGGACTGGGCCGCGCCCTCGAAGGCGTCTATCTCGACCTCGCCGCGGTGGCCCTCGACGCGGGCGCCGAATTCCACGACGCGGCGACGGAGTTGCTCCGCCTCTACGAGGAGCGGGGAGTGGCCCCCGAGGCCGCGCTCGGCAGCCTCGGCGCGGACCCTCTGGGACTCGCCGCCCGCACCGGCCGGTACGACGCACTCGCCGGGCACACGGCGCAGGCCACCGAACTGGCGCAGCTGTGCCACCGTCACCACCCCGGCCTGCGGGCGCTCGTGGTGGACGCGCTGCCGTACCACGAGGCCGGTGCGTCGGCCGCCCAGGAGCTCGGCTGCTCGCTGGCCACCGGCGTGGCGTACCTGCGTGACCTGACCGGAGCGGGGCTGGACGTCGCCGCTGCCTGCGGCCAGCTGGAGTTCCGTTACGCGGCCACCGCCGATCAGTTCCTGACGATCGCGAAGCTGCGCGCGGCCCGCCGGCTCTGGGCGCGGGTCGCCGAGGCCGCCGGAGAGCCGGCCGCGGGGGCGCAGCGCCAGCACGCGGTGACCTCGTCGGTGATGATGGCGCGGCGCGACCCCTGGGTGAACATGCTGCGTACGACGATCGCCTGCCTGGCGGCCGGGACGGGCGGGGCGGACGCGGTGACCGTGCTGCCCTTCGACCACGCACTCGGACTGCCGGACGACTTCGCCCGCCGTATCGCACGCAACACCTCGACGATCCTGGTCGAGGAGTCCCATCTGGCACGGGTGATCGACCCGGCGGGCGGCTCCTGGTACGTGGAGCGGCTGACCGACGAACTGGCCCGGGCGGCCTGGGACTGGTTCCAGGAGATCGAACGCGCCGGAGGCCAGGAGGCAGCCCTGCGGTCCGGACTGATCGGGGAACGGCTGGCCACCACCTGGGAGCGGCGCAGCGCGAAACTCGCCGCGCGGCGTGAACCCGTCACCGGCGTCAGCGAGTTCCCGCAGCTCGCGGAGCGCACCGTCGTACGGGACGAGGCGCCTGCCGCCCCGCACGGCGGTCTGCCCAGGGTGCACCGCGACGACGCCTTCGAGGCGCTCCGCTCGCGTTCGGACGCCCATCTGGCCGCGACCGGCGCCCGGCCCCGGGTGTTCCTGGCGGCGCTGGGCCCGGCCGCCGCACACACCGCCCGCGTCACCTTCGCCGCCAACCTCTTCCAGGCGGGCGGGGTCGAACCCGTCCACGACCCGGTGACCGTGGACCCGGACACGGTGGCCGCGGCATTCGCCGCCTCCGGCGCGACCACGGCCTGCATCTGTTCCAGCGACGCGCTCTACGCCGAGCAGGCCGGGCCCACGGCGGGCGCGCTGAGAGCGGCGGGCGCACGCCGGGTCTTCCTGGCCGGACGCCCCGGGGAACACGAGGACGCCTGGCGGGAGTCGGGCGTCGACGAGTTCGTCTTCGCCGGAGGCGACGTGGTCACCGTCCTGACCTCCGTCCTCGACCGTATGGGAGTGGCGTAA
- a CDS encoding S8 family serine peptidase, with translation MTRALAWRRARWLSAGLTLVLLPAGQALAAGGTGKTPASAHGASVTAHAAHTVTLITGDKVTVTDLGSGHSTVSVERPKGATGAIRTQTSGGRVSVLPDEALPYLTSGALDKRLFDVTGLIEQGLGGPKADGLPLIVTYGKGARSAAPRGAETVRALPSVGGAAVKASSSGTFWKTLTDSRTRQAGSFADGVAKVWLDGKVKADMAESNAQIGTPAAWEAGLTGKGVKVAVLDTGMDGEHPDLKGRVSESKSFIEGAEVTDRHGHGTHTLSTVGGSGAASDGKEKGVAPEADLAVGKVLSDQGEGSDSQIIAGMEWAAKDIHAKVISMSLGSQEASDGTDPMAEAVNTLSKDTGALFVIAAGNTGTPSSIGSPGAADSALTIGAVDSADKAAYFTSQGPRLGDNALKPDLSAPGVDILAARSQYSPGTGSYVRMSGTSMATPHVAGVAALLAQKHPDWTGQQLKDALMSTSKTLPDSVYALGAGRVDVPAATTASITATGSADLGFYSWPYEDNKPVTRTLTYTNSSDAPVTLTLAADGAAAGVAKLADTSLTVPAHSTAQTTVTGDGAKAPVGNTSGQITASVGGKTVAHTAFGLVKEEERHSLTVHVKDRDGAPTAAYLAVQKLAEGVDPESARVDDSGTVTLRLTPGTYDLESFLDVRGAGGKDSLGVGYLGSPEIVLDRDREITLDGRKLRQVKAEVPQRTQTRQLVLETNRKANGADFTEAIQVPIKYDSIFAAPTGKVGTGSFEYRTVWRLGKPQLEAVAGGKRLSDTVVQVGTTLVEGRHKVAVADLGTGTAAEYEGKNVRGKAVLVHATAGVTPQQLVGAAQKAGAQSLFVTDDAPGRLSAWFGAADGTTVPFQVASVNQADGALLAATARKNGKVELTGTRYTPYVYDLSEGHSGGIPDRDLTYRPGKRDLATLNTTFYAPKAVDGGDFRYSLTDTFPMGLGFLEKNAFPGKRTDYVSTGKGQLWHESVTAGPLSIEERSGLVTYKGGTRSALNWFKPVLHPWLGTGLGWGQQRAGNNLQFNTPGWGDSGPDHTGFGDVWNDTSLIQTTDVYANGVLLGHKMGSGNNVWNVDPAETTYKVVTDLRRDPDTWVLATEGHAEWTFRSAETAADHYTYLPLLNLGFDVDTDIAGNVRAGQKLPIGISAEYVKGAVGTGKIKSGTLEVSYTMGKTWQPVALDGAHGTTASWKGTLSVPKDADYVSLRASATDDKGGSVKQEIIRAVGVK, from the coding sequence ATGACCAGAGCACTTGCGTGGCGAAGAGCAAGGTGGCTGTCCGCCGGACTCACGCTCGTACTGCTCCCGGCAGGTCAGGCACTCGCGGCGGGCGGGACGGGCAAGACCCCCGCCTCGGCGCACGGAGCGTCGGTCACCGCACACGCGGCACACACCGTCACGCTGATCACCGGTGACAAGGTGACGGTCACCGACCTCGGCAGCGGCCACAGCACCGTGTCGGTGGAGCGTCCGAAGGGCGCCACCGGAGCGATCCGCACCCAGACGTCCGGCGGGCGGGTCAGCGTGCTGCCCGACGAGGCGCTGCCGTACCTCACGTCGGGAGCCCTGGACAAGCGGCTGTTCGACGTCACCGGGCTCATCGAGCAGGGGCTCGGCGGCCCGAAGGCCGACGGCCTGCCGCTGATCGTGACGTACGGCAAGGGCGCCCGCAGCGCCGCACCGCGCGGCGCCGAGACCGTCCGCGCCCTGCCGAGTGTGGGAGGCGCCGCCGTGAAGGCCTCCTCCTCCGGCACCTTCTGGAAGACGCTCACCGACTCCCGTACCCGGCAGGCCGGTTCGTTCGCGGACGGTGTCGCGAAGGTGTGGCTGGACGGCAAGGTCAAGGCCGACATGGCCGAGAGCAACGCCCAGATCGGCACCCCCGCGGCCTGGGAGGCCGGACTCACCGGCAAGGGCGTCAAGGTCGCCGTCCTCGATACCGGCATGGACGGCGAGCACCCCGACCTCAAGGGCCGGGTGAGCGAGAGCAAGTCGTTCATCGAGGGCGCGGAGGTCACCGACCGCCACGGCCACGGCACGCACACCCTGTCCACCGTCGGCGGCAGCGGCGCGGCCTCCGACGGCAAGGAGAAGGGTGTCGCCCCCGAGGCCGATCTCGCCGTCGGCAAGGTGCTCTCGGACCAGGGCGAAGGCTCCGATTCGCAGATCATCGCGGGCATGGAGTGGGCCGCCAAGGACATTCACGCCAAGGTCATCAGCATGAGCCTGGGCTCCCAGGAGGCCAGCGACGGCACCGACCCGATGGCGGAGGCGGTGAACACCCTCTCCAAGGACACCGGCGCGCTGTTCGTGATCGCCGCGGGAAACACCGGAACCCCCTCGTCCATAGGCTCGCCCGGCGCCGCCGACTCCGCGCTGACCATCGGTGCGGTGGACTCCGCCGACAAGGCCGCCTACTTCACCAGCCAGGGTCCCCGCCTCGGTGACAACGCGCTCAAGCCCGATCTCTCGGCGCCCGGCGTGGACATCCTCGCCGCCCGCTCGCAGTACTCCCCGGGGACCGGTTCGTACGTCAGGATGAGCGGCACGTCGATGGCGACCCCGCACGTCGCCGGAGTCGCCGCGCTGCTCGCCCAGAAGCACCCCGACTGGACCGGGCAGCAGCTCAAGGACGCCCTGATGTCGACGTCCAAGACGCTCCCCGACTCGGTGTACGCACTGGGCGCGGGTCGGGTCGACGTCCCCGCCGCCACGACCGCGAGCATCACCGCGACCGGCAGCGCCGACCTCGGCTTCTACTCCTGGCCGTACGAGGACAACAAGCCCGTCACCCGCACCCTCACCTACACCAACTCCTCCGACGCACCGGTGACGTTGACGCTCGCCGCGGACGGAGCGGCTGCCGGGGTCGCCAAGCTCGCCGACACGAGCCTGACCGTACCCGCGCACTCCACCGCGCAGACCACGGTCACCGGCGACGGCGCGAAGGCCCCCGTGGGCAACACCTCCGGGCAGATCACCGCGAGCGTCGGCGGCAAGACCGTCGCCCACACCGCGTTCGGTCTGGTCAAGGAGGAGGAGCGCCACAGCCTCACCGTCCACGTCAAGGACCGGGACGGCGCCCCGACCGCCGCGTACCTCGCCGTCCAGAAGCTCGCCGAGGGGGTAGACCCCGAATCCGCGAGGGTCGACGACTCCGGCACCGTCACCCTGCGGCTGACGCCCGGCACGTACGACCTGGAGTCCTTCCTCGACGTGCGCGGCGCCGGCGGCAAGGACTCCCTGGGGGTCGGCTACCTCGGCAGCCCCGAGATCGTGCTCGACCGCGACCGCGAGATCACCCTGGACGGGCGCAAGCTCCGCCAGGTCAAGGCAGAGGTGCCCCAGCGCACCCAGACCCGCCAGCTGGTGTTGGAGACCAACCGCAAGGCGAACGGGGCCGACTTCACCGAAGCGATCCAGGTGCCGATCAAGTACGACAGCATCTTCGCCGCGCCCACCGGGAAGGTCGGCACGGGCTCCTTCGAGTACCGCACCGTCTGGCGCCTCGGAAAGCCGCAGCTGGAAGCGGTCGCGGGCGGCAAGCGCCTCAGCGACACCGTGGTGCAGGTCGGTACGACCCTGGTCGAAGGCCGTCACAAGGTCGCCGTCGCGGACCTCGGAACGGGGACCGCAGCGGAGTACGAGGGCAAGAACGTCCGGGGCAAGGCCGTGCTCGTGCACGCCACCGCCGGTGTCACTCCCCAGCAACTCGTAGGCGCCGCGCAGAAGGCGGGCGCACAGTCGCTGTTCGTCACCGACGACGCACCGGGCCGCCTCAGCGCCTGGTTCGGCGCCGCGGACGGCACGACCGTCCCCTTCCAGGTGGCATCCGTCAACCAGGCCGACGGCGCTCTGCTGGCCGCCACCGCGCGGAAGAACGGCAAGGTCGAACTCACCGGCACCCGCTACACGCCGTACGTCTACGACCTCTCCGAAGGCCACTCCGGCGGGATCCCGGACAGGGACCTGACGTACCGGCCCGGCAAGCGCGACCTCGCCACGCTGAACACCACGTTCTACGCCCCGAAGGCCGTGGACGGCGGCGACTTCCGCTACTCGCTCACCGATACCTTCCCCATGGGGCTGGGTTTCCTGGAGAAGAACGCCTTCCCCGGGAAGCGCACCGACTACGTCAGCACGGGCAAGGGCCAGCTCTGGCACGAGTCGGTCACCGCGGGTCCGCTCTCGATCGAGGAGCGCAGCGGGCTGGTCACCTACAAGGGCGGTACCCGCTCGGCGCTCAACTGGTTCAAGCCGGTACTGCACCCCTGGCTCGGCACCGGACTCGGCTGGGGCCAGCAGCGCGCGGGCAACAACCTGCAGTTCAACACCCCCGGCTGGGGCGACTCCGGCCCCGACCACACCGGATTCGGCGACGTGTGGAACGACACCTCGTTGATCCAGACCACCGATGTGTACGCCAACGGGGTCCTGCTCGGCCACAAGATGGGCTCGGGCAACAACGTCTGGAACGTCGACCCGGCCGAGACCACCTACAAGGTGGTCACCGACCTCAGGCGCGACCCCGACACCTGGGTGCTCGCCACCGAGGGCCACGCCGAGTGGACCTTCCGGTCCGCCGAGACCGCGGCCGACCACTACACCTACCTGCCGCTGCTCAACCTGGGCTTCGACGTGGACACCGACATCGCCGGTAACGTCCGCGCCGGGCAGAAGCTCCCGATCGGGATCAGCGCCGAGTACGTCAAGGGAGCGGTCGGCACCGGGAAGATCAAGTCCGGGACGCTGGAGGTCTCCTACACCATGGGCAAGACCTGGCAGCCCGTCGCGCTGGACGGCGCGCACGGCACGACGGCGTCCTGGAAGGGCACGCTGTCCGTACCGAAGGACGCGGACTACGTCTCGCTCCGCGCCTCCGCCACCGATGACAAGGGCGGCTCCGTGAAGCAGGAGATCATCCGCGCGGTGGGGGTGAAGTAG
- a CDS encoding nuclear transport factor 2 family protein produces MTQRVELATVMDRLDIDELVTGYAVAVDDGAWADYRALFAPDGRADYRTAGGVEGPVTEVAEWLAEMMRLFPVRQHLIVNRRLHIQDLGGYPGDRAELQADYVNPMRLRSPQDGAAGGSTEPNFMSGGRYTFSLVRTDEGWRLRTVLVQEKWRSAPGARGPVAGGA; encoded by the coding sequence ATGACGCAGCGCGTGGAACTCGCCACCGTGATGGACCGGCTCGACATCGACGAACTCGTCACCGGCTACGCGGTGGCCGTGGACGACGGGGCATGGGCGGACTACCGCGCCCTGTTCGCCCCGGACGGCAGGGCCGACTACCGCACGGCCGGCGGAGTGGAAGGGCCTGTCACCGAGGTCGCCGAGTGGCTCGCGGAGATGATGCGGCTGTTCCCGGTGCGTCAGCATCTGATCGTCAACCGACGGCTGCACATCCAGGACCTGGGCGGCTATCCGGGAGACCGGGCGGAGCTGCAGGCCGACTACGTGAACCCGATGCGGCTGCGGTCCCCGCAGGACGGTGCTGCCGGCGGTTCGACGGAGCCGAACTTCATGTCCGGTGGCCGGTACACCTTCAGCCTGGTGCGTACGGACGAGGGCTGGCGGCTGCGCACGGTCCTCGTCCAGGAGAAGTGGCGGAGCGCCCCAGGAGCCCGGGGACCCGTCGCGGGCGGCGCCTGA
- the lnt gene encoding apolipoprotein N-acyltransferase, translating to MRIPLGRLRQLLLSPWWRGAAALLAGALPALAFPAPSLWWFAYVALVPWMLLVRAAPTARRAALDGWLGGTGFMISVHHWLIPSLNVFIVVLAALLGLLWAPWGWLVRWMLGVTASASRVAASLVVVPSGWLMVELVRSWQGLGGPWGLLGSSQWQVAPALRLASVGGVWLVSLLVVAVNTGAVGLLVAESARSTAAAGVVACAVVTGAVWVWAPRPQDSGRTRVAVVQPGVTGSVGARFTRSETLTRQLAGRGADLVVWGESSVVHDLTERPDLASRVAKLSRETGADILVNVDAQRSGTPGIYKSSVLVGPAGPTGDRYDKMRLVPFGEYIPARSLLGWATSVGRAAGEDRERGTHQVVMTLPDGLRLGPLICFESAFPDMSRQLTRDGTQLLVDQSSTSSFQHSWAPEQHASLAALRAAESGRPMVHATLTGVSAVYGPDGRRVGSWLGTDRSASEVYDIPLAHGTTLYVRFGDWPVHGALAVLAVLCAFEGVRSIRRPAPEPAAPHAHTVRGSAGRPGH from the coding sequence ATGCGGATTCCGCTCGGGCGGCTGCGACAGCTCCTTCTGTCGCCGTGGTGGCGTGGGGCCGCCGCGCTGCTGGCCGGGGCGCTGCCCGCGCTCGCTTTTCCGGCGCCGTCCCTGTGGTGGTTCGCGTATGTGGCGCTGGTGCCCTGGATGCTGCTGGTGCGCGCGGCGCCCACCGCGCGGCGGGCGGCACTGGACGGCTGGCTCGGCGGCACCGGCTTCATGATCTCCGTGCACCACTGGCTGATTCCGAGCCTGAACGTGTTCATCGTGGTGCTGGCCGCGCTGCTGGGGTTGTTGTGGGCGCCCTGGGGATGGCTGGTCCGCTGGATGCTCGGCGTGACGGCGAGCGCCTCGCGTGTCGCGGCGTCCCTGGTCGTCGTCCCCTCGGGCTGGCTGATGGTCGAGCTGGTCAGATCCTGGCAGGGGCTGGGCGGCCCCTGGGGACTGCTCGGCTCCAGCCAGTGGCAGGTGGCACCGGCCCTGCGGCTGGCGTCGGTGGGCGGTGTCTGGCTGGTGAGCCTGCTGGTCGTGGCGGTCAACACCGGAGCGGTGGGGCTGCTCGTGGCGGAGTCCGCGCGGAGCACCGCGGCGGCCGGGGTGGTGGCCTGCGCGGTCGTCACCGGGGCCGTGTGGGTGTGGGCGCCGCGCCCGCAGGACAGCGGACGGACCCGGGTCGCGGTCGTGCAGCCAGGGGTTACCGGGAGCGTCGGCGCACGGTTCACCCGCAGTGAGACCCTCACCCGTCAGCTCGCGGGCCGAGGCGCCGACCTGGTGGTGTGGGGCGAGAGCAGCGTCGTCCACGACCTCACCGAGCGCCCGGACCTGGCCTCCAGGGTCGCGAAGCTCTCCCGGGAGACCGGCGCGGACATCCTGGTCAACGTGGATGCCCAGCGGTCCGGCACTCCGGGCATCTACAAGAGTTCGGTACTTGTCGGCCCGGCGGGACCCACCGGCGACCGCTACGACAAGATGCGGCTGGTCCCGTTCGGCGAGTACATCCCGGCCCGTTCGCTGCTCGGCTGGGCCACCTCGGTGGGCAGGGCCGCGGGCGAGGACCGGGAGCGCGGCACCCACCAGGTGGTGATGACGCTGCCCGACGGGCTCCGGCTGGGTCCGCTGATCTGCTTCGAGTCGGCGTTCCCCGACATGAGCCGGCAGCTGACCCGGGACGGCACCCAACTGCTGGTGGACCAGTCGTCGACCTCGTCCTTCCAGCACAGCTGGGCTCCCGAGCAGCACGCTTCGCTGGCCGCGCTGCGGGCAGCCGAGAGCGGGCGGCCGATGGTGCACGCCACGCTCACCGGGGTGAGCGCGGTGTACGGGCCCGACGGCCGCCGGGTCGGCTCCTGGCTGGGTACCGACCGCAGCGCGTCGGAGGTGTACGACATCCCGCTGGCCCACGGCACCACGCTGTACGTCAGGTTCGGCGACTGGCCGGTGCACGGGGCGCTCGCCGTCCTCGCCGTGCTGTGCGCGTTCGAGGGCGTGCGCTCGATCAGGCGGCCTGCTCCAGAGCCCGCAGCACCACACGCTCACACAGTTCGTGGGTCAGCAGGGCGTCCTGGGCACTGA
- a CDS encoding Gfo/Idh/MocA family protein, whose translation MKVGCIGLGDIAQKAYLPVLTTRPGIELHLQTRTPATLDRVAATFHIPADRCHTDLDALLAQGLDAAFVHAPTAVHPEIVSRLLEAGVATYVDKPLAYELAASQQLVRLADDRQVSLAVGFNRRLAPGYAECAELPRDLILMQKNRVGLPEDPRTLVLDDFIHVVDTLRFLAPGPVEHVDVRARIREGLMHHVVLHLSGDGFSAIGTMNRLNGSTEEILEVSGRDTKRQVVNLADVVDHQGQPSLRRRGDWVPVARQRGIEQSVLGFLEAVAAGKLLSAQDALLTHELCERVVLRALEQAA comes from the coding sequence GTGAAGGTCGGCTGTATCGGGCTCGGGGACATCGCACAGAAGGCCTATCTGCCGGTGCTGACCACCCGGCCGGGAATCGAACTGCATCTCCAGACCAGGACCCCGGCCACTCTCGACCGGGTCGCGGCGACGTTCCACATCCCCGCCGACCGCTGCCACACCGATCTGGACGCGCTGCTCGCCCAGGGGCTGGACGCGGCGTTCGTGCACGCGCCGACCGCCGTGCACCCGGAGATCGTGTCCCGGCTGCTGGAAGCGGGCGTGGCCACCTACGTCGACAAGCCGCTCGCCTACGAACTCGCCGCATCGCAGCAGCTGGTGCGCCTCGCGGACGACCGGCAGGTGAGCCTGGCCGTCGGCTTCAACCGCCGACTGGCGCCGGGGTACGCCGAGTGCGCCGAGCTTCCGCGCGATCTGATCCTGATGCAGAAGAACCGCGTCGGCCTCCCCGAGGACCCGCGCACGCTCGTCCTCGACGACTTCATCCATGTCGTCGACACCCTGCGCTTCCTGGCGCCCGGCCCGGTCGAGCACGTGGACGTACGGGCCCGGATCCGCGAAGGCCTGATGCACCATGTGGTGCTGCACCTCTCGGGCGACGGCTTCTCGGCGATCGGCACGATGAACCGGCTGAACGGCTCCACCGAGGAGATCCTCGAGGTCTCCGGCCGCGACACGAAGCGTCAGGTCGTCAATCTCGCCGATGTCGTGGACCACCAGGGGCAGCCGAGCCTGCGCCGCCGTGGCGACTGGGTTCCGGTGGCCCGCCAGCGTGGCATCGAGCAGTCCGTGCTGGGCTTCCTCGAAGCGGTGGCCGCGGGCAAGCTGCTCAGTGCCCAGGACGCCCTGCTGACCCACGAACTGTGTGAGCGTGTGGTGCTGCGGGCTCTGGAGCAGGCCGCCTGA